In Oceaniferula marina, the following proteins share a genomic window:
- the dinB gene encoding DNA polymerase IV produces MEKCIHIDMDCFYAAIEEREDPSLRGKPVAVGGGSPRGVICTANYEARKFGCRSAMPGFKALKLCPQLVILPVRFELYQSESARIRAIFGRFTELIEPLSLDEAYLDVSHWKSRGSAIAKEIRAQIFEETGLTASAGIAPNKMLAKIASDWNKPNGQYEIQVNQIDEFMQSLPVAKLWGVGKRMQEKLHALGVESCGDLQGLDKIEMSRRFGRWGLELYDLCRGRDEREVKPRRTRKSISKEHTFPEDVNRVDDLLPWMKQMMEEIRQSLQRRYRNRKIRALVVKLKFSDFSRTTAERANPDLDEGVLTALLADAWARGKGKSVRLFGVGVRLVDEKEDSQLEMF; encoded by the coding sequence ATGGAGAAGTGCATTCACATCGATATGGATTGTTTTTACGCTGCGATTGAGGAGCGTGAAGATCCGTCGTTGCGTGGTAAGCCAGTTGCCGTAGGGGGCGGTAGCCCCCGTGGAGTGATTTGCACGGCGAACTATGAGGCCCGGAAGTTTGGGTGCCGCTCGGCGATGCCTGGGTTTAAAGCTCTGAAGCTCTGCCCACAGCTGGTTATTTTGCCGGTTCGTTTTGAACTCTACCAATCGGAATCGGCGAGGATACGGGCGATCTTTGGCCGGTTTACTGAGTTGATTGAACCTCTGTCATTGGATGAAGCGTATTTGGATGTCAGCCACTGGAAGAGTAGGGGCTCGGCGATTGCAAAAGAAATCAGGGCTCAAATCTTTGAAGAGACCGGATTGACGGCCTCGGCCGGGATTGCACCCAATAAGATGCTCGCAAAGATCGCGAGTGACTGGAATAAACCGAACGGCCAGTATGAGATTCAAGTAAATCAGATTGATGAGTTTATGCAGAGCTTACCCGTGGCCAAGCTATGGGGGGTAGGGAAGCGCATGCAGGAAAAGCTTCACGCTCTCGGTGTGGAAAGTTGTGGTGATTTACAGGGTTTGGACAAAATTGAGATGTCTCGTCGGTTTGGCAGGTGGGGCTTGGAATTGTATGATCTTTGTCGCGGTAGGGATGAGAGGGAGGTCAAACCGAGACGCACTCGGAAGTCGATCAGTAAAGAGCACACCTTTCCTGAAGATGTCAATCGGGTGGATGACTTGCTTCCGTGGATGAAACAAATGATGGAAGAAATTCGGCAAAGTTTGCAGAGACGCTACCGAAATCGTAAGATTCGGGCTCTGGTGGTCAAATTGAAGTTTTCAGATTTTTCACGCACGACCGCGGAGCGAGCGAACCCGGACCTTGATGAGGGAGTCTTGACTGCTCTCTTGGCCGATGCGTGGGCCAGAGGCAAAGGAAAGTCAGTCCGCTTGTTTGGCGTGGGCGTCCGCTTGGTGGATGAAAAAGAGGATTCCCAGTTGGAGATGTTTTAG
- a CDS encoding C1 family peptidase, with translation MKTYITHATADVPDTRDLIYQPSLKQLSGEITTPENLHIRNQGKEGACTGFALTAVIDFLNQKRKSDLRVSARMVYEMAKKNDEWPGEDYDGSSLRGAIKGWKNMGVCSEDHWPYLVNGGIDYLSIDAAKNARHNTIGAYYRLKPDIAHFHSAINESGIIAVSARVHRGWQSPKNGVIERNPIISGGHAFAIVGYNDRGFIIQNSWGKQWGDQGTALWLYEDWIDTLMDAWVVSLALPTPQIFGLEAHAYKGYQETNAPASTLTKTVNRAEIAGHFVHIDDGQYHDKGRYWSNAADVEQTAQHVANSSDYDHVLFYFHGGLNSPKASARRIRAMKDGFKRNRVYPFHIMYDTGLMEEIKDLILRKGKTSTERVGGFSDWTDRFLEGLLRRPGTMVWDEMKQGAQSAFTSKGDGLDSLNRFIKHLGKASPGKKKKIHLCGHSTGAIVIAHLLRALQNKNIEIATCSLLAPAASLKLFHSHYLPIYQKKRKLKLNSLELYLLRNHLEEDDHVAGIYRKSLLYLVSNSFEHDGRETPIVGMENFVKEIKSSGGLPKIHYSNGNSGSTTRSRSHGGFDNDTRTMNHVLKSILGHSVKLPFKTDDLDF, from the coding sequence ATGAAAACCTATATTACCCATGCTACAGCCGATGTCCCTGACACACGCGACCTCATCTATCAACCTTCACTCAAACAACTGTCCGGAGAAATAACAACACCGGAGAATCTCCACATTCGAAACCAGGGAAAAGAAGGAGCCTGCACCGGCTTCGCTCTCACAGCCGTCATCGACTTCCTGAACCAAAAACGCAAATCCGATCTGCGGGTCAGTGCGAGGATGGTTTACGAAATGGCGAAAAAAAATGATGAATGGCCGGGTGAAGACTACGACGGCTCCAGTTTGCGAGGTGCCATCAAAGGTTGGAAAAACATGGGCGTGTGCAGTGAAGACCATTGGCCATACCTCGTAAACGGAGGTATCGACTACCTGAGCATTGATGCGGCTAAAAATGCCCGCCACAACACCATCGGTGCCTACTACCGTCTCAAACCTGACATTGCACACTTCCACAGCGCAATCAACGAATCTGGCATCATCGCCGTTTCCGCCCGGGTTCACCGTGGCTGGCAATCGCCAAAGAACGGAGTGATTGAACGAAACCCCATCATAAGCGGCGGGCATGCCTTTGCCATTGTTGGATACAATGATCGTGGATTTATCATTCAAAACTCATGGGGAAAACAATGGGGGGATCAAGGTACGGCCCTCTGGTTATACGAGGACTGGATTGACACCCTCATGGATGCATGGGTGGTCAGCCTGGCCCTTCCTACCCCTCAAATCTTTGGCCTGGAAGCCCATGCATATAAAGGATACCAAGAAACCAACGCTCCCGCTTCCACATTAACTAAAACAGTCAACCGTGCCGAAATCGCTGGACATTTTGTTCATATCGATGATGGCCAGTACCACGACAAAGGACGTTATTGGAGCAATGCCGCCGATGTCGAGCAAACCGCCCAACACGTAGCTAACAGCAGTGATTATGATCATGTGCTCTTTTATTTCCACGGCGGACTCAACTCACCCAAAGCTTCTGCGCGACGTATCCGTGCGATGAAGGATGGATTCAAACGCAACCGCGTCTATCCATTCCACATCATGTATGACACCGGACTGATGGAAGAAATCAAGGACCTCATCCTACGCAAAGGCAAAACCTCCACAGAACGGGTCGGAGGTTTCTCAGACTGGACCGACCGCTTTCTGGAAGGACTACTACGCCGCCCGGGAACCATGGTCTGGGATGAAATGAAGCAAGGTGCCCAATCTGCCTTCACCTCCAAAGGCGATGGACTGGACAGCCTGAACCGCTTCATCAAACACCTCGGAAAAGCATCTCCCGGCAAAAAGAAAAAAATTCACCTTTGCGGTCACAGCACGGGAGCCATCGTCATCGCCCACCTTCTGCGGGCACTGCAGAATAAAAACATCGAAATCGCCACCTGCTCATTACTGGCCCCAGCGGCATCGCTCAAACTCTTCCACTCCCACTACCTACCGATCTATCAAAAGAAACGAAAACTTAAACTCAACAGCCTTGAGCTCTATCTACTACGAAACCATCTCGAGGAGGACGACCATGTTGCAGGCATCTATCGAAAATCGCTGCTTTATCTGGTTAGCAATTCCTTCGAACACGACGGCAGGGAGACTCCCATCGTCGGCATGGAGAATTTCGTCAAGGAGATCAAGTCCTCAGGTGGACTACCCAAAATCCACTACTCCAATGGCAATAGCGGCAGCACAACACGCAGCCGATCCCACGGTGGTTTCGATAACGATACCCGCACCATGAACCACGTGCTGAAATCCATTCTCGGCCACAGCGTCAAGTTGCCATTCAAAACAGACGATCTCGATTTTTAG